ATATACACAAATAACAATATTACAGTTTTAGAATTGTAGGTGATAATGAGATGAATGAATTAACACCTCAAGAGATAGTAAGAGAACTTGACAAGTATATAGTTGGTCAAGAGAGGGCAAAAAGGTGTGTGGCCATTGCCCTGAGAAATAGGTACAGGCGTGCAAAGCTCCCAAAAGAGCTTCAAGATGAAATAACACCCAAGAATATTTTGATGGTGGGACCAACAGGTGTTGGTAAGACAGAGATTGCAAGACGGCTTGCAAAGCTTGTAAATGCTCCCTTTGTAAAGGTTGAGGCAACTAAATTCACCGAAGTTGGATATGTTGGAAGAGATGTTGATTCAATGGTTCGAGACCTTGTGGAAAATGCGATTTCTCTTGTCAAGAGCGAGTACATGGAGAAGATGAAGGAAAGAGCAAAGGCACTTGTTGAAGATAGAATTCTGGAGATATTAGTCCCTGAACCTCATGCGAGAAAGGCAGGGTTTAAAAATCCTTTTGAGGCGCTTTTTGGTGCTCCATCGCAAGAACCCGAACAGACTTACCAGACAACAGATGACTATATCAGAACACAAAGAGAAATTTTAAGAGAAAAGCTTAGGTCTGGTGAGCTTGAGGACAAGGTAATAGAGGTTGAGGTAGAGGACACTGTAAAACCTCCATTTGAGATGATAATGGGCACAATCTCTGATGAGATGGGAATATCGTTTCAGGATGTGTTTGGGTCTCTGTTTCCTAAAAAGAAAAAAAAGAAGAAGATGACAATAAGAGAAGCGCGAGAGGTTTTGGAGCAAGAAGAGTACAATAAACTGATTGACATGGATGAGGTTATAAAAGAAGCAATCCATCGTGCAGAACAGCATGGAATAATATTTATTGATGAGATTGACAAGATAGCTGGCAGGGGTTCAGGTGTAGGTCCGGATGTGTCAAGAGAAGGTGTGCAAAGAGACATCTTACCTATTGTTGAGGGTAGCACTGTCATGACAAAGTACGGGCCTGTCAAGACAGACCATATTTTGTTTATTGCAGCAGGAGCTTTTCATGTTGCAAAGGTCTCGGATTTAATACCAGAGTTGCAGGGAAGGTTTCCTGTTGTTGTTGAGCTACATCCTTTGACGGAAGAGGACTTTAAAAAGATTTTGACACAGCCAAAAAATGCTATTACAAAACAGTATATTGAGCTTATGAAGACAGAGGGTGTGAACATCACGTTTACTGATGATGCAATAGAGGCTATTGCAAAGGTTGCTGTGAAGATAAATGAGCAAAGTGAAAATATTGGTGCGCGAAGACTTCATACTGTTGTTGAGAAGATAATGGAGGATATATCGTTTGAGTATGCGAATGTCGAAAAGCCAATTGATGTTGTGATTGACAAAGACTATGTATATTCTAAGGTTTCAGACATGATAAAGGACAAGGACCTGAATAGATTTATCATCTAAAGTTCTTTACTTTTTAGCAACTTGTGAAGGGAGCAAAAATATTCATGCAGCAAAGTCTTCTCGAAAAGGTCAGAAAGATAAACAGGATTGTTCAAAGCAAAGAAAAAGAAATTCTGGATTTTCAAAAGCTCTGCTGTGTTTTAGGTGATGTCACAGATTCAAGTGTATTTTTCATTGACGCAAATGGTAAAGTGTTTAGCAAGTATCTTATGCCATTTGTAAATGTTGATCTAAAACTTTCTGAAAACGAAAGGCTAAGTTCAGAGATTCAAAAGTTTTTGTGGTCATTTGTTGACACAAGGGTAAATTTAACACTTTCTGAAATAGCAAGGGTTGTCGAGATTGAAAGTACAAAGGTTGATATAAAAGATGTGGTTTGCGCAATAATACCTATAATAGGTGGCACAAGGCGATTTGGGACAGTATTTTCTCTTAAAAGCTATGCTAATTTTACAGAAGATGATGTAATTCTTTTAGAGTATGTTGCTACTATTATTGGGTTTGACCTTTTGAACTTGACAAAAGAAGAGGATGAAGAAGAAAAGAAGAAAAGAGAAATGATAAGATCTGCAATTGACACACTTTCAATTTCAGAACTTGAAGCTCTAATTCACATATTTGAGGAGCTGAAGACAAACGAAGGGCTTTTGGTGGCAAGTAAGATAGCAGATAAGGTAGGAATTACAAGATCTGTAATTGTAAATGCCCTCAGAAAGTTTGAAAGTGCAGGACTTATTGAAACAAGGTCTTTGGGACTAAAAGGCACTTATATTAAGGTGTTAAATGACATGGTAAGAAGTGAGATTGAAAAGTATAAGGATAAACTAAAGGTAAAGTGATTTTGACAGAGGCCGTAGATTTCAAGGGGTTAAAGAGGATAGTAGGGTAAAAACCTGCTATCCTCTTGTCTTTTTTAATCTTGTTCTGACATTGCCTTAAAAAATTTTGTATGGTATTTTTATCAAAAATTTTGTAAAATAGAATAAAAGATTGTCGAGAAATAGAAGGAGAAAGAAAAAAATGATTAATATGTTTGACAAGATAGACTTTTATAAAAAAGCTTTGGATTATGCGTGGAAAAGGAACGAAGTTATCTCAAACAATATTGCCAATGCCGACACCCCCGGATATAAAGCTAAGGATTTAAATTTCAAAGCGTTTTTGCAAGCATATTTAAATGACCAAAATAACTTGGAGCTCATAACAACAGACAAAAGACATATAAAAGCAGAGCAAAGTTCTGGTACCAGTACTAAAGATAGGGCGATTGAGATTTTAGACAGTAGCTTTCAGATGAGACTTGATGGAAATACAGTCGACATTGAGCAAGAGATGGGAAAACTTTTGCAAAACTCTCTGTACTTTGACGGTGTAAGCCTTCAGCTTTCCAGAGAGATAAACAAATGGAAAACAGTTATAAAAGAAGGTAGGTGAGATTAAAAAATGGGAATGTTCGATGCTATAAATATCTCGGCCTCAGCTTTGCATGCCCAAAGAGTAAGAATGGATGTAATTGCCCAGAACATTGCAAATGCTAACACAACGCGCACGGAAGATGGCACTCCTTACAGGAGGAAGATTGTTGTGTTTGAAGAAAGAAAACGAAGTTTTGGTGATATATTGAATGAGAAATTAAATGCAAGCAGTGATACATACGCTGGTGTTAGAGTAAAAGCAATTATTGAAGATACAAGCCCGTTTAAAAAGGTCTATGACCCCACTCATCCAGATAGCGACCAAAATGGCTATGTGAACTACCCTAATGTTGACATTGTTACTGAAATGGTCAATATGATTGAGGCCTCTCGCGCATATGAAGCAAATGTCACTGCTATGAATATTACGAAATCTATGATAACAAGGATATTTGAGATAGGAAAGTAAAGGTAGAAAGGCTTGGTAATTAATTAAAAGGAGGGTATTAATTAAAATGATAGGAAGTATTAATTTTGATAGTATATCAAAACTTTTTGAAAAGCAATTTTCAGATGTAGGTAAAAATGAAAAATCAAACTCTTCCACATCGTTTATAGACTTTCTTTACAAAGCGTTAGAAGGCGTTGATAATCTTCAAAAAGAAGCAGATTATCAAAATCAGCTCTTTACTCTTGGTCTTACGTCAAATCCCCAAGATGCAATTGTTGCGTCTGAAAAGGCGTCAATGGCACTGCAGCTTACTTTACAGATTCGAAACAAGATTTTAGATGCTTACAATGAGATTATGCGTATGCAGGTGTAGCTGTGTGCATATCTTTGCGGGGAGGTATTGTAGTTGCCTCAATTTTTAAATGATTTTTTAAAGAGTATAAAAGAGAGGTTAGACAAACTTTCTAAATCGCAGAAAATAATGCTTATTGTATCATCTTCTATAATCATATTATCGGTAATAATTGCTCTTTACGTTACTACACGACCTCATTATGTAGTTCTTTTTTCAGGCCTTGACCCAAAGGATGCAGCGCAGATACAACAAACTCTTCTTGAGCAAAAGATTGATTCAAAGGTGACAAATGGTGGTACAACTATTTTAGTAAAAGATACTGATATTGATAAAGCTAAAATGGCAGCAGCACTTTCTGGTTATCCTAAAAGTAGTGAGATTACATTTGAAGATGCTCTAAAGCTTTCAAGCTCAATGACAGCGACAGAGTCGGACAAGAGGAGAACGTTTATAAAACTAAAAGAGAGCGAAATTCAAAGGGCTTTAAAGGAGATGACTGATTACATAGACGATGCAGTTGTGAACTTGAGTGTGCCTGAAGACTATACATTTGCCTTAAAGGATGAGACTACAAAACCCACTGCAAGTGTGAAACTCACACTCAAAAAAAGTTTGTCAAGCGACCAGATAGAAGGCATTCAAAGATTTGTTGCTGCATCGGTAGAAGGACTTTTACCTGAGAATGTGGTAATAATTGATAATAAAGGAAATTACCTTTCTGATAACTCATTTGATGGTAGCGAAGGAATTTCAAGCAAACAACTCCAGATAAAGATTGCAACCAAGAATGAAATAGAAAGAAAGGTAAAAGAACTTCTTGGAAACTATGTAAGCTCACCTGAGGATGTAAAGGTTTCCGTAAATTTAGATATGAATTTTGATATGCAAAAGGTAAGCGAAACAAAGTATAGCCCTGTTTTAGAGGACAGTGGGATAGTTGTCTCAAGAAAGACAACTAAGGAAGAGGCACAAAGTACGAATGCAGGGGCAAGTGGTATACCAGGTACTGATACAAACCCCACTCAAAATAATCCCCAATACCCACTTGGCAGTCAAGGTGGGCAGTCTTCATATTCAAAGACTGATGAGACAGTAAATTACCAAAATAATGAAAAAAAGATTGAGACAATTAAAGCACCTGGTACAATCAACTATGACAAGTCATCAATTGCAGTTGTGCTCTATAGATATGTTACTTACAGACAGGAAGACTATGAAAAGACTAATCAGGCGAAAACAATGAGCTGGGATGAGTTTAAGCTTCAAAACCAGAACAACAAAAGGTCATTTTTAACAGACCAAAAAGAGGTTGAGAATATTGTAAACCTTGTAAAAAGCGCAACAGGGATTCAAAATGTCACAGTTGAAGGATATGAAATTCCAACATTTGTTGACAAACCACAAAGGCAGATTCCACTTGATTATATCTATGTTGCGTTTGCATTTTTACTTTTGATGGCGTTTGCTATTAGTCTTTTGATAAAATCTCTCAAGGTCAAGCCTGCAAAACAGGTTGAACTTGCAGGGGTGGGTGGAGTAAGTATACCTTCAGAGCAAGAGAAGGTTGAAGAGATTTTACAAGAGGCACAGAAGAAGAAAGAAGAGCAGCCAATTGAAGAGATAAATATAGAGGAATTTGGTGTAAGCCAATATGAAAAGCAGATAGATAAGCTTCTTCGCGAAAAGCCGGAGGTTGTTGCTCAGCTTCTTAGAAACTGGCTTAATGAAGATTGGGAGTGATATAAAAGATGCCAAGAGCGGGGGAGATTTCCGGCAAGCAAAAAGCTGCAATGCTTTTGATAGCATTGGGGCCTGAACGATCTGCTCGAATCTTTAAACATTTAAAAGAAGAGGAAATAGAAGAGCTTACCTTAGAGATAGCAAATATAAGGACTGTTTCGCCTGAACAAAAACAGGCTATATTAGAAGAGTTTTATAACCTCTGCCTTGCCCAAGAGTATATTGCAGAGGGCGGTATTGACTATGCAAAAGAGGTCTTAGAAAAGGCGCTTGGCCCTGAAAAGGCAAGAGAGGTTATTGAGAAGTTGACCGTGTCTTTGCAGGTCAGGCCTTTTGATTTTATTCGCAAGGCTGATGCATCACAGATTCTC
This Caldicellulosiruptor changbaiensis DNA region includes the following protein-coding sequences:
- the hslU gene encoding ATP-dependent protease ATPase subunit HslU codes for the protein MNELTPQEIVRELDKYIVGQERAKRCVAIALRNRYRRAKLPKELQDEITPKNILMVGPTGVGKTEIARRLAKLVNAPFVKVEATKFTEVGYVGRDVDSMVRDLVENAISLVKSEYMEKMKERAKALVEDRILEILVPEPHARKAGFKNPFEALFGAPSQEPEQTYQTTDDYIRTQREILREKLRSGELEDKVIEVEVEDTVKPPFEMIMGTISDEMGISFQDVFGSLFPKKKKKKKMTIREAREVLEQEEYNKLIDMDEVIKEAIHRAEQHGIIFIDEIDKIAGRGSGVGPDVSREGVQRDILPIVEGSTVMTKYGPVKTDHILFIAAGAFHVAKVSDLIPELQGRFPVVVELHPLTEEDFKKILTQPKNAITKQYIELMKTEGVNITFTDDAIEAIAKVAVKINEQSENIGARRLHTVVEKIMEDISFEYANVEKPIDVVIDKDYVYSKVSDMIKDKDLNRFII
- the flgB gene encoding flagellar basal body rod protein FlgB; this encodes MINMFDKIDFYKKALDYAWKRNEVISNNIANADTPGYKAKDLNFKAFLQAYLNDQNNLELITTDKRHIKAEQSSGTSTKDRAIEILDSSFQMRLDGNTVDIEQEMGKLLQNSLYFDGVSLQLSREINKWKTVIKEGR
- the fliF gene encoding flagellar basal-body MS-ring/collar protein FliF; amino-acid sequence: MPQFLNDFLKSIKERLDKLSKSQKIMLIVSSSIIILSVIIALYVTTRPHYVVLFSGLDPKDAAQIQQTLLEQKIDSKVTNGGTTILVKDTDIDKAKMAAALSGYPKSSEITFEDALKLSSSMTATESDKRRTFIKLKESEIQRALKEMTDYIDDAVVNLSVPEDYTFALKDETTKPTASVKLTLKKSLSSDQIEGIQRFVAASVEGLLPENVVIIDNKGNYLSDNSFDGSEGISSKQLQIKIATKNEIERKVKELLGNYVSSPEDVKVSVNLDMNFDMQKVSETKYSPVLEDSGIVVSRKTTKEEAQSTNAGASGIPGTDTNPTQNNPQYPLGSQGGQSSYSKTDETVNYQNNEKKIETIKAPGTINYDKSSIAVVLYRYVTYRQEDYEKTNQAKTMSWDEFKLQNQNNKRSFLTDQKEVENIVNLVKSATGIQNVTVEGYEIPTFVDKPQRQIPLDYIYVAFAFLLLMAFAISLLIKSLKVKPAKQVELAGVGGVSIPSEQEKVEEILQEAQKKKEEQPIEEINIEEFGVSQYEKQIDKLLREKPEVVAQLLRNWLNEDWE
- the codY gene encoding GTP-sensing pleiotropic transcriptional regulator CodY, with the translated sequence MQQSLLEKVRKINRIVQSKEKEILDFQKLCCVLGDVTDSSVFFIDANGKVFSKYLMPFVNVDLKLSENERLSSEIQKFLWSFVDTRVNLTLSEIARVVEIESTKVDIKDVVCAIIPIIGGTRRFGTVFSLKSYANFTEDDVILLEYVATIIGFDLLNLTKEEDEEEKKKREMIRSAIDTLSISELEALIHIFEELKTNEGLLVASKIADKVGITRSVIVNALRKFESAGLIETRSLGLKGTYIKVLNDMVRSEIEKYKDKLKVK
- the flgC gene encoding flagellar basal body rod protein FlgC; this translates as MGMFDAINISASALHAQRVRMDVIAQNIANANTTRTEDGTPYRRKIVVFEERKRSFGDILNEKLNASSDTYAGVRVKAIIEDTSPFKKVYDPTHPDSDQNGYVNYPNVDIVTEMVNMIEASRAYEANVTAMNITKSMITRIFEIGK
- the fliE gene encoding flagellar hook-basal body complex protein FliE, giving the protein MIGSINFDSISKLFEKQFSDVGKNEKSNSSTSFIDFLYKALEGVDNLQKEADYQNQLFTLGLTSNPQDAIVASEKASMALQLTLQIRNKILDAYNEIMRMQV